Proteins found in one Geomonas subterranea genomic segment:
- a CDS encoding hydrogenase iron-sulfur subunit, whose translation MHGEHIKHDFEPKIVAFVCTWCTYAGADLAGTSRMQYPPNVRVLKFPCTGRIDPVFILRAFQKGADGVLVSGCHPGDCHYMAGNFHARRRFAAFRALLDFVGVDLNRLQFSWVSAAEGGKWVDVVTELTERVRTMGPMPEFKELEHEEQWSTFAEATADKSQVLNTPELKEAYDSIG comes from the coding sequence ATGCACGGTGAGCACATCAAGCACGATTTCGAACCGAAGATAGTCGCCTTCGTCTGCACCTGGTGCACCTACGCGGGGGCGGACCTCGCGGGTACCAGCCGGATGCAGTACCCACCTAACGTCCGAGTGCTCAAGTTCCCCTGCACCGGGAGGATCGACCCGGTCTTCATCCTGCGCGCCTTCCAGAAAGGGGCGGACGGGGTGCTGGTCTCGGGGTGCCATCCGGGGGACTGCCACTACATGGCCGGCAACTTCCACGCCCGGCGTCGCTTCGCCGCCTTCCGCGCCCTGCTCGACTTCGTCGGGGTGGATCTGAACCGGCTCCAGTTCTCCTGGGTCTCGGCGGCCGAAGGGGGCAAGTGGGTCGACGTGGTGACCGAGCTGACCGAACGGGTGCGCACCATGGGGCCGATGCCCGAATTCAAGGAACTCGAGCACGAGGAGCAGTGGTCCACCTTCGCCGAGGCTACGGCGGACAAGTCCCAGGTGCTCAACACGCCGGAACTGAAAGAGGCGTACGACAGCATCGGGTAA
- a CDS encoding hybrid sensor histidine kinase/response regulator, with product MDWFDNFLPADRKKEVREVFDSLMRGEQQLLEFYENQIQTRDKGERLISWHNILMRDEEGGIQGVLCSGEDITHKRQAEQERGELERQLLHTQKLESLGVLAGGIAHDFNNLLMAIGGNLELVRQAVEPGSSVTKYLDNAHQAVKRAGDLTRQMLAYSGKGGYSVKLVDLNLLVGENVELMKASLRKGAVVTVQLQPGLPLFEADPGQMLQVIVNLVTNAIEAAGEGGTISVATGLAEFQATQLGRSRLERKPPPGSFLFLRVADNGCGMDRATCERMFDPFFSTKFTGRGLGLSAVQGIVRGHGGAIFVETGAGAGTTVQVLFPVVGPPSTAEVATPPARRETATPRGTVLERALAKEAEGRDGAAVEKTALVAAPGDASAPEVKGDGKPGTVLIVDDDEMVRLVCRAMVRGLGYSTMLASDGAEAVELFGKHAAEIGYVIMDLSMPQMDGMTAAERLRGIRPDVRIILSSGYSAIEEARRLSGQRGALFIQKPYDLESLKQVLGDKEPL from the coding sequence CTGGACTGGTTCGACAACTTCCTCCCTGCTGACAGGAAGAAGGAAGTAAGGGAGGTGTTCGACTCGCTGATGCGCGGCGAGCAACAACTCCTGGAATTCTACGAGAACCAGATCCAGACCCGTGACAAGGGGGAGCGACTCATCTCCTGGCACAACATCCTGATGCGGGACGAGGAGGGGGGCATCCAGGGCGTTTTGTGCTCCGGCGAGGACATCACCCACAAGCGGCAGGCAGAGCAGGAGCGCGGCGAACTGGAGCGGCAACTCCTGCACACCCAGAAGCTGGAGAGTCTCGGTGTGCTGGCCGGCGGCATCGCCCACGATTTCAACAACCTCCTGATGGCGATAGGCGGCAATCTCGAACTGGTGCGCCAGGCGGTCGAGCCGGGAAGTTCCGTCACCAAGTACCTGGATAACGCGCACCAGGCCGTGAAGCGTGCCGGGGATCTGACCCGGCAAATGCTGGCCTATTCGGGCAAGGGGGGGTACAGCGTCAAGCTGGTGGATCTGAACCTGCTGGTGGGCGAGAACGTGGAGCTCATGAAGGCGTCGCTGCGGAAGGGGGCGGTGGTGACGGTCCAACTGCAGCCCGGACTCCCCCTGTTCGAGGCGGACCCCGGGCAGATGTTGCAGGTGATCGTCAACCTCGTCACCAACGCCATAGAGGCGGCAGGGGAGGGGGGGACCATTTCCGTGGCGACGGGGCTGGCGGAATTCCAGGCGACGCAACTGGGCCGGAGCCGGCTGGAACGAAAGCCGCCGCCGGGGAGCTTCCTGTTCCTCAGGGTTGCCGATAACGGCTGCGGTATGGACCGCGCCACCTGCGAGCGCATGTTCGATCCCTTCTTCTCCACCAAGTTCACCGGGAGGGGACTCGGGCTTTCGGCGGTGCAGGGGATCGTCAGGGGGCATGGAGGCGCCATCTTCGTCGAGACCGGTGCAGGCGCCGGAACCACGGTCCAGGTGCTGTTCCCGGTGGTGGGGCCGCCGTCGACGGCGGAGGTTGCCACACCGCCGGCACGACGGGAAACGGCGACTCCGCGTGGGACGGTACTGGAGCGTGCACTGGCCAAGGAAGCGGAGGGGAGGGACGGTGCGGCGGTGGAAAAAACTGCCTTGGTAGCCGCGCCAGGTGATGCCTCCGCACCGGAGGTGAAGGGAGACGGCAAACCGGGGACGGTGCTGATCGTCGACGACGATGAGATGGTGCGTCTTGTCTGCCGCGCCATGGTCCGGGGGCTTGGTTACAGCACCATGCTCGCCTCCGACGGTGCGGAGGCGGTGGAACTGTTCGGCAAGCATGCGGCGGAGATAGGCTACGTCATCATGGATTTGTCCATGCCGCAGATGGACGGCATGACCGCGGCAGAGCGGCTGCGCGGGATCCGTCCCGATGTGCGCATAATCCTTTCCAGCGGCTATAGCGCCATCGAAGAGGCAAGGCGGCTCTCCGGGCAGCGCGGCGCGCTGTTCATCCAGAAGCCTTACGACCTGGAGTCGCTGAAGCAGGTGCTCGGAGACAAGGAGCCGCTTTGA
- a CDS encoding cytochrome-c peroxidase — protein sequence MKKIPLLLLLPLCLCQTSHAADDLMSRANKLFKPIPTKAPHLKANPATAAKVDLGMKLFFDPRLSTSQLISCNTCHNVGLAGADLQETSTGHGWQKGPRNSPTVFNAVFDVAQFWDGRAKDLQTQAKGPVQAAAEMNSNPDLVVRTLKSIPGYLPLFKAAFPGEKEPVSFDNMAKAIEVFEATLLTPDSRFDRFLKGEAGALDAKEKRGLRVFMDKGCAPCHAGTNVGGSDYYPFGVRETPATEIRPAGDTGRFMVTNTESDRYVFKAPSLRNVAVTQPYFHSGKVWTLHDAVTVMGSAQLGVKLKDSEVADTVAFLRTLTGRQPKLSYPLLPPGSDETPHPQLK from the coding sequence ATGAAGAAAATTCCTTTGTTGCTGCTCCTACCGCTCTGCCTCTGCCAAACCTCTCACGCCGCCGATGACCTGATGTCCCGCGCCAACAAGCTCTTCAAGCCGATCCCTACCAAGGCCCCTCACCTCAAGGCGAACCCAGCGACCGCCGCCAAGGTAGATCTGGGCATGAAACTCTTCTTCGACCCGCGGCTTTCCACCTCACAGCTGATCAGCTGCAACACCTGTCATAACGTGGGGTTGGCCGGGGCGGATCTCCAGGAGACCTCGACGGGACATGGCTGGCAGAAGGGACCGCGCAACTCCCCCACCGTCTTCAACGCGGTGTTCGACGTTGCTCAGTTCTGGGACGGACGGGCGAAGGACCTGCAGACCCAGGCAAAGGGACCTGTGCAGGCGGCGGCTGAGATGAACAGCAACCCGGACCTGGTGGTTCGCACCTTGAAGAGCATCCCGGGCTACCTCCCCCTCTTCAAGGCGGCCTTCCCCGGCGAGAAGGAGCCGGTCAGCTTCGACAACATGGCCAAGGCGATCGAGGTGTTCGAGGCGACCCTGCTCACGCCGGACTCCCGTTTCGACCGGTTCCTGAAGGGTGAAGCCGGCGCCTTGGACGCGAAGGAGAAGCGGGGCCTGCGCGTCTTCATGGACAAGGGGTGCGCCCCCTGCCACGCCGGCACCAACGTGGGAGGGAGCGACTACTATCCCTTCGGCGTGCGGGAGACGCCGGCCACCGAGATCCGCCCTGCCGGAGATACCGGCCGCTTCATGGTCACCAACACGGAAAGCGACCGCTACGTCTTCAAGGCGCCCTCCTTGCGCAACGTGGCCGTGACCCAACCCTACTTCCATTCCGGCAAGGTCTGGACGCTTCACGACGCGGTGACGGTGATGGGATCGGCCCAGCTCGGGGTAAAGTTAAAGGACAGCGAAGTTGCGGACACGGTTGCTTTTCTGAGGACACTGACGGGGAGGCAGCCGAAGCTTTCCTATCCTCTGCTACCGCCGGGCTCTGACGAGACGCCCCACCCTCAGCTCAAGTAG
- the gltA gene encoding NADPH-dependent glutamate synthase: MSNNLSPKERMAIDRVHMPELPADERSTNFEEVNLGLSEDQALSEAQRCLQCKTRNCVAGCPVGVSIPEFIDALACEDLPRAAQILRGDNALPAVCGRVCPQETQCEALCVRGKKGDAVAIGYLERYVADWAMLHPDRLLKEAKPAQTGKTVAVVGCGPAGLTAAGELARQGHQVTIFEALHDTGGVLRYGIPEFRLPKEIIDREVAVLAELGVTIECNVIIGKTLTVAELSEDFDAVFIANGAGLPTMLNIPGENLKGVYAANEFLTRVNLMEAGRKEDRATPILQRDEVAVIGGGNTAMDCVRTARRLGARRAMIIYRRGEAEMPARVEEIKHAKEEGVEFVMLTAPVAIVGTEDGWVSALRCQKMELGPADDSGRRRPQAVAGSEFDIPAGIVINAVGTNANPLLTATAPDLKLNKWGNVVADEEGQTSIPGVFAGGDIVRGGATVILAMGDGKRAAAAINEYLKR, encoded by the coding sequence GTGAGCAACAACCTGTCCCCCAAAGAGAGGATGGCTATAGATAGGGTTCATATGCCGGAGCTTCCGGCGGACGAGCGGAGCACCAACTTCGAGGAAGTGAACCTCGGGCTCTCCGAAGACCAGGCACTTTCCGAGGCGCAGCGCTGCCTGCAGTGCAAGACCAGGAACTGCGTGGCGGGGTGCCCCGTCGGCGTCTCCATCCCCGAGTTCATCGACGCGCTGGCCTGCGAGGACCTCCCGCGCGCCGCGCAGATCCTGCGCGGCGACAACGCCCTCCCCGCGGTCTGCGGCAGGGTCTGCCCGCAGGAGACCCAGTGCGAGGCGCTCTGCGTACGCGGCAAGAAAGGGGACGCGGTGGCCATCGGCTACCTGGAGCGCTACGTGGCGGACTGGGCCATGCTGCACCCGGACCGTCTGCTCAAGGAAGCGAAGCCGGCTCAGACCGGGAAAACCGTCGCCGTGGTCGGCTGCGGCCCCGCCGGCCTTACCGCCGCCGGTGAGTTGGCCCGCCAGGGGCACCAGGTAACCATCTTCGAGGCGCTGCACGACACCGGCGGCGTGCTCCGCTACGGCATCCCCGAGTTCCGTCTCCCCAAGGAGATCATCGACCGTGAGGTCGCGGTCCTCGCGGAGTTGGGCGTCACCATCGAGTGCAACGTGATCATCGGCAAGACCCTCACCGTCGCCGAGCTGAGCGAGGACTTCGACGCCGTCTTCATCGCCAACGGCGCCGGGCTCCCGACCATGCTCAACATCCCGGGGGAGAACCTGAAAGGGGTCTACGCCGCCAACGAATTCCTCACCCGTGTCAACCTCATGGAGGCGGGGCGCAAGGAGGACAGAGCGACGCCGATTCTGCAGCGGGACGAGGTAGCCGTCATCGGCGGCGGCAACACCGCCATGGACTGCGTCAGGACCGCCCGCAGGCTGGGGGCCAGGCGCGCCATGATCATCTACCGCCGCGGCGAGGCCGAGATGCCTGCCAGGGTCGAGGAGATCAAGCACGCCAAGGAGGAAGGGGTGGAGTTCGTCATGCTCACCGCCCCCGTCGCCATCGTCGGCACCGAAGACGGCTGGGTGTCGGCCCTGCGCTGCCAGAAGATGGAGCTCGGCCCTGCGGACGATTCAGGGAGGCGCCGTCCGCAGGCCGTTGCCGGGTCGGAGTTCGACATTCCCGCCGGCATCGTCATCAACGCGGTCGGCACCAACGCCAACCCGCTCCTCACCGCCACCGCGCCTGATCTCAAGTTGAACAAGTGGGGCAACGTCGTGGCCGACGAGGAGGGGCAGACCAGCATCCCCGGTGTCTTCGCCGGCGGCGACATCGTCAGGGGGGGCGCGACCGTGATCCTCGCCATGGGGGACGGCAAGCGCGCCGCTGCCGCCATCAATGAGTACCTGAAGCGCTGA
- a CDS encoding 4Fe-4S dicluster domain-containing protein — protein MNAKANKNHVTSIEPAYYQAVTEAIRKEAVKILKDETVVGVVGYLPGRRQGTASPALVTTVEEAEKLIFSPACVNNLSVYLTKAKKGVLKQGKVGIVAKGCDMRALAGLMTESQLQREDLFIIGVVCPGVYGFGVERTGTLTEANIARKCRECTVHMPEGADVAAGTHTELADLTPEEAEEMARIEAMPQAERWAFWKEHFSRCIRCMACRQVCPFCYCEQCLCDKNRPQAVESSPRPAGNMAWHLVRAMHLAGRCGGCAECERVCPMDIPLNLLNRRMAKELKELYDFEAGLAPVDKGPLNQYKEDDDQSFIK, from the coding sequence ATGAACGCTAAAGCAAACAAGAACCACGTGACCAGCATCGAACCGGCGTACTACCAGGCGGTCACCGAGGCCATCCGCAAGGAAGCGGTCAAGATCCTGAAGGACGAGACCGTCGTCGGCGTGGTCGGCTATCTCCCCGGCCGCCGCCAAGGAACCGCAAGCCCCGCGCTGGTCACCACGGTGGAAGAAGCCGAAAAGCTCATCTTCTCCCCTGCCTGCGTGAACAACCTCTCGGTCTATCTCACCAAGGCGAAGAAAGGGGTGCTGAAGCAGGGCAAAGTCGGCATCGTCGCCAAGGGATGCGACATGCGCGCGCTGGCCGGGCTGATGACGGAATCGCAGCTCCAGCGCGAGGACCTGTTCATCATCGGCGTGGTCTGCCCCGGCGTGTACGGCTTCGGCGTCGAGCGGACCGGGACCCTCACCGAGGCCAACATCGCCCGCAAGTGCCGCGAATGCACGGTGCACATGCCGGAAGGCGCCGACGTTGCCGCCGGAACCCACACCGAGCTCGCGGACCTGACGCCGGAGGAAGCTGAGGAGATGGCCCGCATCGAGGCGATGCCGCAGGCGGAGCGCTGGGCCTTCTGGAAGGAGCATTTCTCGCGCTGTATCCGTTGCATGGCCTGCCGCCAGGTCTGCCCCTTCTGCTACTGCGAGCAGTGCCTGTGCGACAAGAACCGGCCGCAGGCGGTGGAAAGTTCGCCCCGCCCCGCCGGCAACATGGCGTGGCACTTGGTGCGCGCCATGCACCTTGCCGGTCGCTGCGGCGGCTGCGCCGAGTGCGAGCGCGTCTGTCCGATGGACATCCCGCTGAACCTCCTGAACCGCCGCATGGCTAAGGAACTGAAAGAACTCTACGATTTCGAGGCGGGCCTCGCGCCGGTCGACAAGGGACCGCTGAACCAGTACAAGGAAGACGACGACCAGTCGTTCATAAAGTAG
- a CDS encoding 4Fe-4S dicluster domain-containing protein, which translates to MPQIITEQNLRNLIDLLVKEAKLVVGPKLSGSVVLYEPLTAGSDLTLDALPRRSSKELFFPICEDILSYKRENGSMKVTDVDRSQFPEAVLIGAPPCDAGSPAILDAVMSWDYKDEFYLERRRKSTIVGIACTKGDDACFCRAVGLAPDAEAGSDLFLTPLKDGSYACKAVTEKGEALVAAHRNLFAEGAGGDPVPFVDQGVGKLDLVKIKKWLEEHFEDPLWEKIADICVGCGACAFICPACHCFDINDEGSTDDGVRRKHWDACGFAKFTNHASGHNPRDVQNKRYRNRIMHKFKYYDGKFGKTLCTGCGRCIRACPVGIDIAEILETINSKQD; encoded by the coding sequence ATGCCGCAGATCATTACGGAACAGAACCTTCGCAATCTGATCGACCTCCTGGTCAAGGAAGCCAAGCTCGTGGTGGGCCCGAAACTGTCCGGTTCGGTGGTTCTTTATGAACCCCTGACCGCCGGCTCGGACCTCACCCTCGACGCGCTGCCGCGCCGCTCCTCGAAGGAGTTGTTCTTCCCGATCTGCGAGGACATCCTCTCCTACAAGAGGGAAAACGGGTCCATGAAGGTGACCGACGTGGACCGCTCCCAGTTCCCCGAGGCCGTCCTGATCGGCGCTCCCCCCTGCGACGCCGGCTCCCCCGCCATCCTGGACGCGGTGATGTCCTGGGACTACAAGGACGAGTTCTACCTGGAGCGCCGCCGCAAGAGCACCATCGTCGGGATCGCCTGCACCAAGGGTGACGACGCCTGTTTCTGCCGCGCCGTCGGCCTCGCGCCGGACGCCGAGGCGGGAAGCGACCTGTTTCTCACCCCGCTCAAGGACGGCTCCTACGCCTGCAAGGCAGTCACCGAAAAGGGGGAGGCGCTGGTAGCTGCGCACCGGAATCTTTTTGCCGAGGGAGCGGGAGGCGATCCGGTTCCATTTGTGGATCAGGGCGTCGGCAAGCTCGATCTGGTCAAGATCAAGAAATGGCTGGAAGAGCACTTCGAGGATCCGCTCTGGGAGAAGATCGCCGACATCTGTGTCGGCTGCGGCGCCTGCGCCTTCATCTGTCCGGCCTGCCACTGCTTCGACATCAACGACGAGGGGAGCACGGACGACGGCGTCAGGCGCAAGCACTGGGACGCCTGCGGATTCGCCAAGTTCACCAACCACGCTTCCGGCCACAACCCGCGCGACGTGCAGAACAAGCGCTACAGAAACCGTATCATGCACAAGTTCAAGTACTACGACGGCAAGTTCGGCAAGACCCTTTGCACCGGCTGCGGCCGCTGCATCCGTGCCTGTCCGGTCGGCATCGACATCGCGGAAATCCTCGAGACCATCAACTCCAAGCAGGACTAA
- a CDS encoding GIY-YIG nuclease family protein, whose translation MNWHVYIILCSDETLYTGITTDVKRRLRQHATGRGAKYFRGRQPKALIYLESGFDRSGAAKREAAIKALSWSQKQALIQLPGNAAASITASP comes from the coding sequence TTGAACTGGCACGTCTACATCATCCTCTGCTCGGACGAGACCCTCTACACCGGGATAACCACCGACGTGAAAAGGCGCCTGCGGCAGCATGCCACCGGCCGCGGGGCAAAATACTTCCGCGGCCGGCAGCCAAAGGCTTTGATCTATCTGGAAAGCGGCTTCGACAGGAGCGGGGCGGCCAAGCGCGAAGCGGCAATCAAGGCGCTGTCCTGGAGCCAGAAACAGGCACTGATCCAACTCCCGGGCAACGCCGCCGCGTCGATCACCGCTTCCCCCTGA
- a CDS encoding FAD/NAD(P)-binding protein produces MCKSENIYLPNLATIEAIVDETPDVRTLRLVFQDEQVRENFSFRAGQFAEYSSFGFGESTFCIASAPTRKGYIECCFRSVGRVTESLRRLEVGDTVGVRGPYGNSFPIEDFYGKSLVFIAGGIALPPLRTVIWNCLDLRDKFKDITIVYGARSEADLVYKHELKEWQERDDVRLVKCVDPGGAGPDFDGKVGFVPTVLEEAAPSAENTIALVCGPPIMIKFTLPVLERLGFTDDNIYTTLENRMKCGVGKCGRCNVGNVYVCKDGPVFTARQVKAMSQEF; encoded by the coding sequence ATGTGCAAATCTGAAAACATCTACCTCCCAAACCTTGCCACCATCGAGGCCATCGTCGACGAGACCCCGGACGTCAGGACCCTGCGTCTGGTCTTCCAGGACGAGCAGGTCCGGGAGAACTTCAGCTTCCGCGCCGGCCAGTTCGCCGAATACTCCTCCTTCGGCTTCGGCGAATCGACCTTCTGCATCGCCTCGGCGCCGACCCGCAAGGGTTACATCGAGTGCTGCTTCAGGAGCGTCGGCCGCGTGACCGAGTCGCTGAGAAGGCTTGAGGTCGGCGATACCGTCGGCGTGCGCGGCCCCTACGGCAACTCCTTCCCTATCGAGGATTTCTACGGCAAGAGCCTGGTCTTCATCGCCGGCGGCATCGCTTTGCCGCCGCTCAGGACCGTGATCTGGAACTGCCTGGACCTGCGCGACAAGTTCAAGGACATCACCATCGTCTACGGTGCCCGCTCCGAGGCCGACCTGGTCTATAAGCACGAGTTGAAGGAGTGGCAGGAGCGCGACGACGTGCGCCTGGTGAAATGCGTGGATCCCGGCGGCGCCGGCCCCGATTTCGACGGCAAAGTCGGCTTCGTCCCCACCGTGCTGGAGGAGGCGGCGCCCAGCGCCGAGAACACCATCGCCCTGGTCTGTGGGCCGCCCATCATGATCAAGTTCACCCTCCCGGTTCTCGAGCGCCTCGGTTTCACCGATGACAACATCTACACGACCCTCGAGAACAGGATGAAGTGCGGCGTCGGCAAATGCGGCCGCTGCAATGTCGGCAACGTCTACGTCTGCAAGGACGGCCCGGTGTTCACCGCCCGCCAGGTGAAGGCGATGTCGCAGGAGTTCTAG
- a CDS encoding sulfide/dihydroorotate dehydrogenase-like FAD/NAD-binding protein codes for MFEVVSNEILAENLHKMVLVAPRIARARKAGQFVMVRLTQGEERIPLTIGDADPAAGTITLFIQAIGASTRKIVSTPAGGFIRDVAGPLGKETHITNWGRVACVGGGVGTAVLFPLVKALAEAGNEITTIIGGRSERYVILADELGALSKNLLITTEDGSLGHKGFVTGPLSEMIADPARAPQAVFAVGPVPMMKAVANLTREPGIETVVSLNPIMIDGTGMCGGCRVQVGTETKFACVDGPEFDAHQVDFDGLSDRLTSYRKEEAARHAAEGCKLAKEVAK; via the coding sequence ATGTTCGAAGTTGTAAGCAACGAGATTCTCGCGGAAAACCTCCACAAGATGGTGTTGGTCGCTCCCCGGATCGCACGCGCCAGGAAGGCCGGACAGTTCGTCATGGTCAGGCTGACACAGGGCGAAGAGCGGATCCCGCTGACCATCGGCGACGCGGACCCGGCCGCCGGGACCATCACCCTCTTCATACAGGCAATCGGCGCCTCGACCCGAAAGATCGTCTCGACGCCCGCAGGCGGCTTCATCCGTGATGTGGCAGGCCCGCTCGGCAAGGAAACCCACATCACCAACTGGGGACGGGTCGCCTGCGTCGGAGGCGGCGTCGGAACGGCAGTGCTCTTTCCGCTGGTGAAGGCATTGGCGGAAGCTGGAAACGAGATCACCACCATTATCGGCGGCCGTTCGGAGCGCTATGTCATTTTGGCGGACGAGTTGGGCGCTCTCTCGAAGAACTTGCTGATCACCACCGAAGACGGGAGCCTCGGCCATAAGGGATTCGTCACGGGACCGCTCTCAGAGATGATCGCCGACCCGGCGCGCGCCCCGCAGGCGGTATTCGCCGTGGGTCCGGTCCCGATGATGAAAGCGGTCGCCAACCTGACCCGGGAGCCGGGAATAGAGACCGTCGTGAGCCTCAACCCGATCATGATCGACGGCACCGGGATGTGCGGCGGCTGCCGCGTCCAGGTGGGCACCGAGACCAAGTTCGCCTGCGTGGACGGCCCCGAATTCGACGCGCACCAGGTGGACTTCGACGGCCTTTCCGACCGGCTCACCAGCTATCGCAAGGAAGAGGCGGCACGACACGCGGCCGAGGGCTGCAAACTGGCTAAGGAGGTGGCAAAGTGA
- a CDS encoding DMT family transporter, with protein MPYLLLTLSALIWSGNFVISRAMNNVIPPAGFVFWRWVVALIVLLPVVLPRLREQWPIVRANLPLVGISGLFGVTLFNFLIYTAMHWTTAINAALVNSAIPIFIIMFARIFYGQRVMLRQHAGIALSLAGVAAIILRGDPARILTLSFNRGDLLVLLAAIAWGLYSVAIKRYPQGLNPFVFLFSMTVCGLVLLIPFYGYEISQGHLMTWNLPTILSVLYVGILASVVAFTAWNHGLRKVGPHVGGQFVHLMPAFSTIMAVAFLGERLQSFHVVGIVLIFAGIICATYKVRA; from the coding sequence ATGCCGTACCTCCTCCTCACCCTGAGCGCACTGATCTGGTCCGGGAACTTCGTGATCAGCCGGGCGATGAACAACGTGATTCCCCCTGCAGGCTTCGTCTTCTGGCGCTGGGTGGTTGCGCTCATCGTGCTCCTCCCCGTGGTGCTGCCGCGGCTGCGCGAGCAGTGGCCCATCGTGCGGGCGAACCTGCCGCTCGTCGGGATCTCCGGTCTGTTCGGCGTCACCCTGTTCAACTTCCTGATTTACACGGCCATGCACTGGACCACCGCCATCAACGCCGCGCTGGTGAACTCCGCCATCCCCATCTTCATCATCATGTTCGCCCGCATCTTCTACGGACAGCGGGTCATGCTGCGCCAGCACGCCGGCATCGCCCTTTCCCTGGCCGGCGTGGCCGCCATCATCCTGCGCGGGGACCCGGCGCGCATCCTCACGCTCAGCTTCAACCGGGGCGACCTCCTGGTGCTTCTGGCCGCCATCGCCTGGGGACTCTATTCAGTCGCCATCAAGCGCTACCCGCAGGGGCTCAATCCCTTCGTGTTCCTGTTTTCCATGACGGTGTGCGGCCTGGTGCTGCTCATCCCCTTCTACGGGTACGAGATCTCCCAGGGGCACCTGATGACCTGGAACCTTCCGACCATCCTCAGCGTCCTGTACGTCGGCATCCTCGCCTCCGTGGTTGCTTTCACGGCCTGGAACCATGGTCTGCGAAAGGTCGGGCCGCACGTGGGGGGGCAGTTCGTGCACCTGATGCCCGCCTTCAGCACTATCATGGCGGTAGCCTTCCTGGGCGAGCGGCTGCAATCCTTCCACGTGGTGGGGATCGTGCTCATCTTCGCCGGCATCATCTGCGCCACCTATAAAGTAAGGGCGTAA